The window CAAGATCTCCAGGAGGCGGGGATGATCTATATTGCCTCCGGAAATGACCACACCCACCCGCAAACCCTTCACGGGGATCCTGCCGGTCATGACGGCCGACACCCCCACGGCCCCCGAACCCTCGACCACCTGGTGGTGATTGGAGTGGAGGAAGGCTATGGCCTTCGCTATATCCGCCTCCTCGACGTCCACGAATCCGGTCACCTTCTTCTTGGCGAGGTCCAGCAGGCTCTGGGGTATCAAACCCGTGAGCCCGTCGGCCAGGGAATCCTGGTAGGCCACCTCGAGGACCTTCCCTCCCGGCCAGGAGACCACGAAGGGGTTCGACGCCACGGACTGGACCCCCCATATCCGGGTGTCGGGATTGAGGGCCTTCACTGCGATGGCGACACCGTTTATCAGCCCTCCACCGCCGGCAGGGACGATGATCATGTCCAGTTCCGGTTCGTCCATGATCATCTCCAGGCCCAGGGTTCCTGCCCCGCTGATGACGTAGTGATCCGCGTGGGAGGATATATAGGTCATTCCCTGCTCCTGCTGGAGACGATGGGCCTCATCCTCGGCATCGTCGTAGAAATGGCCCGTAACCTTCAGTTCCACCTTGTCGCCACCCAGCCTCCTGATGGCTGCCTGCTTCGTTTCAGGACAGACGCCGGGGACGCATATCACGGCCCTGGTAGAGAGGGCCCGGGCCGCCATGGCGACACCCTGGGCGTGGTTGCCGCTGGAGGCTGTCACCACACCCCTGCCCCTTTCCTCAGCGGTGAGGCTGTACATCTT of the Thermovirga sp. genome contains:
- a CDS encoding threonine/serine dehydratase, coding for MTDVLLAARFLQGRIRRTPTERSELLSRLTGGEVFLKWENQQICGSFKIRGALNKMYSLTAEERGRGVVTASSGNHAQGVAMAARALSTRAVICVPGVCPETKQAAIRRLGGDKVELKVTGHFYDDAEDEAHRLQQEQGMTYISSHADHYVISGAGTLGLEMIMDEPELDMIIVPAGGGGLINGVAIAVKALNPDTRIWGVQSVASNPFVVSWPGGKVLEVAYQDSLADGLTGLIPQSLLDLAKKKVTGFVDVEEADIAKAIAFLHSNHHQVVEGSGAVGVSAVMTGRIPVKGLRVGVVISGGNIDHPRLLEILKEYTD